The Catenuloplanes niger genome includes a window with the following:
- a CDS encoding PAS domain-containing protein — protein MAHQIELSLSGHQFASPVTAHPSGMAGWAAVAASATEQCLVIDTDLAIVAASPSCCTLLGMGDPLEVVGRPLLDVLRLIDFTANRNALTESDIDKIPPLLAVTSGRLARGLMRVDGAAQPGTDETVDGIATPLFQDAAVSGSLTFFAQIT, from the coding sequence GCGTCGCCGGTCACCGCGCACCCGTCCGGCATGGCAGGCTGGGCCGCGGTCGCGGCGTCCGCCACCGAGCAGTGCCTGGTGATCGACACCGACCTGGCGATCGTCGCGGCGTCGCCGTCCTGCTGCACGCTGCTCGGCATGGGTGACCCGCTCGAGGTCGTCGGCCGTCCGCTGCTCGACGTGCTGCGCCTGATCGACTTCACGGCCAACCGCAACGCGCTCACCGAGTCGGACATCGACAAGATCCCGCCGCTGCTCGCGGTCACGTCCGGCCGGCTGGCCCGCGGCCTGATGCGCGTCGACGGCGCGGCCCAGCCCGGCACCGACGAGACGGTCGACGGCATCGCCACTCCCCTGTTCCAGGACGCGGCGGTCAGCGGCTCCCTCACGTTCTTCGCGCAGATCACCTAG
- the serS gene encoding serine--tRNA ligase has translation MIDLRLLRDNPDALRASQRQRGESDSVVDELLSADESRRSAVQRFESLRAEQKTLGKQIPKAAPDEKATLLARTKELAAEVKAAEAAVGEAEAELKRAQFAIPNLVEDGAPAGGEDDYVVLREVTPDGRLGADRDPGFKIKDHLELGESLGAIDMERGAKVSGSRFYYLTGVGALLELALLQMAISQSVEYGFTPMIPPVLVKPESMEGTGFLGAHASEIYRLEADDLFLVGTSEVPLAAYHSDEILDLSEPRRYAGWSTCFRREAGSYGRDTRGIIRVHQFDKVEMFSYCRPEEAQEEHLRLLAWEEQMLAKCELPYRVIDTAAGDLGTSAARKYDCEAWVPSQGAYRELTSTSNCTTFQARRLNVRYRDADGKTQIAATLNGTLATTRWIVAILENHQQPDGSVRVPKMLQPFLGGRERLEPVTKR, from the coding sequence GTGATTGATCTGCGCCTGCTTCGTGACAACCCGGACGCGCTCCGAGCGAGCCAGCGCCAGCGGGGTGAGTCGGACTCCGTCGTCGACGAGCTGCTGTCGGCGGACGAGTCCCGGCGGTCGGCGGTGCAGCGCTTCGAGTCACTGCGCGCGGAGCAGAAGACGCTCGGCAAGCAGATCCCGAAGGCCGCGCCGGACGAGAAGGCGACGCTGCTCGCCCGCACCAAGGAGCTGGCCGCCGAGGTGAAGGCCGCGGAGGCCGCGGTCGGCGAGGCCGAGGCGGAGCTGAAGCGCGCGCAGTTCGCGATCCCGAACCTGGTCGAGGACGGCGCGCCGGCCGGCGGCGAGGACGACTACGTGGTGCTGCGCGAGGTGACGCCGGACGGCCGGCTCGGCGCGGACCGCGACCCGGGCTTCAAGATCAAGGATCACCTGGAGCTGGGCGAGTCGCTCGGCGCGATCGACATGGAGCGCGGGGCGAAGGTCTCGGGCAGCCGGTTCTACTACCTGACCGGCGTCGGCGCGCTGCTGGAGCTGGCACTGCTGCAGATGGCGATCTCGCAGTCGGTGGAGTACGGCTTCACCCCGATGATCCCGCCGGTGCTGGTCAAGCCGGAGTCGATGGAGGGCACCGGCTTCCTCGGCGCGCACGCCAGCGAGATCTACCGCCTGGAGGCGGACGACCTATTCCTGGTCGGCACGTCGGAGGTGCCGCTCGCGGCGTACCACAGCGACGAGATCCTGGACCTCTCCGAACCGCGACGGTACGCGGGCTGGTCGACCTGCTTCCGGCGCGAGGCCGGCTCCTACGGGCGGGACACCCGCGGCATCATCCGGGTGCACCAGTTCGACAAGGTCGAGATGTTCAGCTACTGCCGGCCGGAGGAGGCGCAGGAGGAGCACCTGCGGCTGCTGGCCTGGGAGGAGCAGATGCTGGCCAAGTGCGAGCTGCCGTACCGGGTGATCGACACCGCGGCCGGCGACCTCGGCACCAGCGCGGCCCGCAAGTACGACTGCGAGGCGTGGGTGCCGTCGCAGGGCGCGTACCGGGAGCTGACCTCGACGTCGAACTGCACCACGTTCCAGGCCCGCCGGCTCAACGTGCGGTACCGGGACGCGGACGGCAAGACGCAGATCGCGGCCACGCTGAACGGCACGCTCGCCACCACCCGGTGGATCGTCGCGATCCTGGAGAACCACCAGCAGCCGGACGGCTCGGTCCGGGTGCCGAAGATGCTGCAGCCATTCCTGGGTGGCCGTGAGCGGCTGGAGCCGGTCACCAAGCGCTGA
- the pheA gene encoding prephenate dehydratase gives MRFVYLGPEATFTEQALLTVAEAAAGERVPARSVPEALDAVRGGDADAALVPLENSIGGAVPITLDELIAGAPLMITREVVIPVEFVLGARAGTPLDAIRTVAAHPQASTQCRNWLRTHLPDAEVTDVLSNSAAAIAAAAGEFDAAICAPLGAARYELAVLADKIADHSHAVTRFALVTRPATPPAPTGDDLTSLALVIRHDQVGALLTVLTELSVRGINLTRIESRPTGEALGRYVFFLDCAGHVAETRFGEALQGLRRVCADVRFLGSYPRHRWAPDLDHPVPAPAGLSDESFAASAAWVDRLRHGDY, from the coding sequence ATGCGCTTCGTCTATCTGGGCCCGGAGGCCACGTTCACCGAGCAGGCGTTGCTCACGGTGGCGGAGGCGGCGGCCGGTGAACGGGTGCCGGCGCGCAGCGTGCCGGAGGCGCTGGACGCGGTGCGTGGCGGTGACGCGGACGCCGCGCTGGTCCCGCTGGAGAACTCGATCGGCGGCGCGGTCCCGATCACGCTGGACGAGTTGATCGCCGGCGCGCCCCTGATGATCACCCGTGAGGTGGTGATCCCGGTCGAGTTCGTGCTCGGTGCGCGCGCCGGCACGCCGCTCGACGCGATCCGCACCGTGGCCGCGCACCCGCAGGCGTCCACCCAGTGCCGCAACTGGCTGCGCACCCACCTGCCGGACGCCGAGGTCACCGACGTGCTCTCCAACTCGGCCGCGGCGATCGCGGCCGCGGCCGGTGAGTTCGACGCCGCGATCTGCGCCCCGCTCGGCGCCGCGCGCTACGAGCTGGCCGTGCTCGCCGACAAGATCGCCGACCACTCGCATGCGGTCACCCGGTTCGCGCTGGTCACCCGCCCGGCGACGCCGCCGGCACCGACCGGCGACGATCTCACGTCGCTGGCGCTGGTGATCCGGCACGACCAGGTCGGCGCGCTGCTGACCGTGCTGACCGAGCTCTCCGTCCGCGGCATCAACCTGACCCGCATCGAGTCGCGCCCGACCGGCGAGGCCCTCGGCCGCTACGTCTTCTTCCTCGACTGCGCCGGGCACGTCGCGGAGACCCGGTTCGGCGAGGCCCTCCAGGGGCTGCGGCGGGTGTGCGCGGACGTCCGGTTCCTCGGCTCCTATCCGCGCCACCGCTGGGCGCCGGACCTCGACCACCCGGTGCCGGCCCCGGCGGGCCTGTCCGACGAGTCCTTCGCCGCGTCCGCCGCCTGGGTCGACCGCCTCCGCCACGGCGACTACTGA
- a CDS encoding OsmC family protein, producing the protein MPIRSGSARWQGNLTEGSGTVRTGKGGLQGNYSFKSRFEEGEGTNPEELIGAAHAGCFSMAFSKALSDAGFTPTSVDSTAKVHMGQTDAGFSITKIDLETTGDVPGIDESTFLKIAEEAKANCPISRLLAPGVQEITLSAKLA; encoded by the coding sequence ATGCCAATTCGCTCCGGCTCTGCCCGCTGGCAGGGCAATCTCACCGAGGGTTCCGGGACGGTCCGCACCGGCAAGGGCGGCCTCCAGGGCAACTACTCGTTCAAGTCCCGCTTCGAGGAGGGTGAGGGGACGAACCCGGAGGAGCTGATCGGCGCCGCGCACGCCGGCTGCTTCTCGATGGCGTTCTCCAAGGCCCTCTCGGACGCGGGTTTCACGCCGACGTCCGTGGACTCCACCGCCAAGGTCCACATGGGCCAGACGGACGCGGGCTTCTCCATCACCAAGATCGATCTGGAGACCACGGGCGACGTGCCCGGGATCGACGAGTCGACGTTCCTCAAGATCGCGGAGGAGGCCAAGGCCAACTGCCCGATCTCCCGCCTGCTCGCGCCGGGCGTCCAGGAAATCACGCTCTCCGCGAAACTCGCCTGA
- a CDS encoding HAD family hydrolase codes for MGGRALVAPEARARVGLPKLIATDLDGTLVRSDDTVSDFTHSVLDRVRAAGIPVVGATGRGPRLTELTRNDIRDADFLVMAGGGRVVDQRDVRDPIVLRDARLPSADLTRALTLLEAAAEGPLLVMVEASDEHDAPLWGDLDPHWRYDRIEQRSRVECLDRDVIKAFARAPHLDVDDLLARAQAVIPPSLASVTQAGLGYVEIAPPGVDKASGLAVVAAHLGIDPADVLVFGDMPNDLPMFRWAGWGRVAVTNAHPSVRAAADEVTLRNDDDGVAVFLDRLLSL; via the coding sequence GTGGGCGGTCGGGCACTGGTCGCCCCGGAGGCGCGGGCGCGGGTCGGTCTGCCGAAGCTGATCGCCACCGACCTCGACGGGACGCTCGTCCGGAGCGACGACACGGTCTCCGATTTCACCCACTCCGTGCTGGACCGGGTGCGCGCGGCCGGCATACCCGTGGTCGGCGCGACCGGCCGCGGCCCGCGGCTGACGGAGCTGACCCGCAACGACATCCGGGACGCGGACTTCCTGGTGATGGCCGGCGGTGGTCGCGTCGTCGACCAGCGCGACGTGCGCGACCCGATCGTGCTGCGCGACGCCCGGCTCCCCTCCGCGGACCTGACCCGCGCGCTCACCCTGCTGGAGGCCGCGGCGGAGGGCCCGCTCCTGGTCATGGTCGAGGCCTCGGACGAGCACGACGCCCCGCTCTGGGGCGACCTGGACCCGCACTGGCGGTACGACCGGATAGAGCAGCGCTCCCGCGTCGAGTGCCTGGACCGCGACGTCATCAAGGCGTTCGCCCGGGCACCGCACCTGGACGTGGACGACCTGCTGGCCCGCGCGCAGGCGGTGATCCCGCCGTCGCTGGCCTCGGTCACCCAGGCCGGGCTCGGCTACGTGGAGATCGCGCCACCCGGCGTGGACAAGGCGAGCGGCCTGGCCGTGGTCGCGGCGCACCTCGGCATCGACCCGGCGGACGTGCTGGTCTTCGGCGACATGCCCAACGACCTGCCGATGTTCCGCTGGGCCGGGTGGGGCCGGGTCGCGGTGACGAACGCGCATCCGTCCGTGCGCGCGGCCGCCGACGAGGTCACGCTGCGCAACGACGACGACGGCGTGGCGGTCTTCCTGGATCGGCTACTCTCGCTCTGA
- a CDS encoding bacterial proteasome activator family protein, producing the protein MGAMSEASPSTNEEKDGTVLVVGPDGSPLGTVATGDAAEAEDPSRLIEQPAKVMRIGSMIKQLLEEVKAAPLDEASRGRLREIHQRSIAELEDGLAPELREELERLSLPFEGDTPPSDAELRIAQAQLVGWLEGLFHGIQAALVAQQMAARLQLEQMRGGRPALPAGPGGLPPGMAPNADATGHGRTGQYL; encoded by the coding sequence ATGGGAGCCATGAGCGAGGCATCCCCCAGCACGAACGAAGAGAAGGACGGCACCGTGCTCGTGGTCGGGCCGGACGGCAGCCCGCTGGGCACCGTCGCGACCGGCGACGCGGCCGAGGCCGAGGACCCGTCCCGCCTGATCGAGCAGCCGGCGAAGGTCATGCGGATCGGCAGCATGATCAAGCAGCTGCTGGAGGAGGTCAAGGCCGCACCGCTGGACGAGGCGAGCCGGGGCCGGCTGCGCGAGATCCACCAGCGCTCGATCGCCGAGCTGGAGGACGGTCTCGCGCCGGAGCTGCGCGAGGAACTGGAGCGGCTGTCCCTGCCGTTCGAGGGCGACACCCCGCCGAGCGACGCGGAGCTGCGCATCGCCCAGGCCCAGCTGGTCGGCTGGCTGGAGGGCCTGTTCCACGGCATCCAGGCCGCGCTGGTCGCCCAGCAGATGGCGGCCCGCCTGCAGCTGGAGCAGATGCGCGGCGGCCGCCCGGCGCTGCCGGCCGGCCCCGGCGGTCTGCCGCCCGGCATGGCGCCGAACGCGGACGCCACCGGCCACGGCCGCACCGGCCAGTACCTCTAG
- a CDS encoding AIM24 family protein: MRSALFSAENLENNQDQHPGMRLQNSKMLKYQLNGEMMARTGTMVAYQGQMQFQALGSGGLGKFIKKQLTGEGVPLMKVTGHGDLFLADRAADIHIIDLEHGDALSINGANVLAFDPTLNYDIKMVQGMGMMSSAGLFNCVFTGYGRIAVTSNGSPVVLNIDAPTYVDPQAAIAWSANLQTGYHRADQLGIGTLLGRSTGEAFTMSFAGQGFVVVQPSEEPPGGHAVAGGQSNSGGGLLGGLLD, translated from the coding sequence ATGCGCAGCGCCCTCTTCTCCGCGGAGAACCTGGAGAACAACCAGGATCAGCACCCCGGCATGCGGCTGCAGAACTCGAAGATGCTGAAATACCAGCTCAACGGCGAGATGATGGCCCGCACCGGCACGATGGTCGCCTACCAGGGCCAGATGCAGTTCCAGGCGCTGGGCTCCGGCGGTCTCGGCAAGTTCATCAAGAAGCAGCTCACCGGCGAGGGCGTCCCGCTGATGAAGGTCACCGGCCACGGCGACCTCTTCCTCGCGGACCGCGCCGCCGACATCCACATCATCGACCTGGAGCACGGCGACGCCCTGTCGATCAACGGGGCGAACGTGCTGGCCTTCGACCCGACGCTCAACTACGACATCAAGATGGTCCAGGGCATGGGCATGATGTCCTCCGCCGGCCTCTTCAACTGCGTCTTCACCGGCTACGGCCGGATCGCGGTCACGTCCAACGGCAGCCCCGTCGTGCTCAACATCGACGCCCCGACGTACGTCGACCCGCAGGCCGCCATCGCCTGGTCCGCCAACCTGCAGACCGGCTACCACCGCGCCGACCAGCTCGGCATCGGCACGCTCCTCGGCCGCTCCACCGGTGAGGCCTTCACGATGAGCTTCGCCGGTCAGGGCTTCGTCGTCGTGCAGCCCTCCGAGGAGCCCCCGGGCGGCCACGCGGTCGCCGGCGGCCAGAGCAACAGCGGCGGCGGCCTCCTCGGCGGCCTGCTCGACTGA
- a CDS encoding ABC transporter substrate-binding protein: MSGVVAGCGGGDSEAEATGKITDKVLKVGVIAPLSGDRQPAGDEIINGLKLYLDFNNGLLGGHAIELVTAEEGDSEQTATAAADQLINSGVSAIVGVSNSMLVSAVSGKIESAKIPMLGTGGGPASVSSAVFTWSTSYVDDEPGEALGTYMKTTVKSGKIAMIAPAASGRDAVDGFRSAFGNSAPQISDGPIWMPDTYNPSAGELIEAIEAIEQLNADVLFCHAFGPAAVTLVKQMRASGLDQPIYAPGLFTEGTNLAQMDTLAEGIFTAHNYAADLANTFNQRFADNYRRRFSAIPTAASVAAYDAGQVLDRAIGITKAEGPSAQDINRAIGQVGTIDSPRGSWQFNQPRTPQQKWYLREVRRDGTQLANVLISELSTLG, from the coding sequence ATGTCCGGTGTGGTTGCCGGTTGCGGCGGCGGCGACTCCGAGGCCGAGGCCACCGGCAAGATCACCGACAAGGTGCTCAAGGTCGGCGTGATCGCGCCACTCAGTGGCGACCGGCAGCCGGCCGGCGACGAGATCATCAACGGCCTGAAGCTCTATCTCGACTTCAACAACGGCCTGCTCGGCGGGCATGCGATCGAGCTGGTCACCGCCGAGGAGGGCGACAGCGAGCAGACCGCGACCGCCGCGGCGGACCAGTTGATCAATAGCGGCGTCTCGGCGATCGTCGGCGTCAGCAATTCGATGCTGGTGAGCGCGGTCAGCGGCAAGATCGAAAGCGCCAAGATCCCGATGCTGGGCACCGGTGGCGGACCGGCGAGTGTGAGCAGCGCGGTTTTCACGTGGTCCACGTCGTACGTGGACGACGAACCGGGCGAAGCGCTCGGAACGTATATGAAAACCACTGTGAAAAGCGGCAAGATCGCAATGATCGCGCCGGCCGCCAGCGGGCGGGACGCGGTCGACGGTTTCCGCAGCGCGTTCGGTAACAGCGCGCCGCAGATCTCCGACGGCCCGATCTGGATGCCGGACACGTACAACCCGTCCGCCGGTGAGCTGATCGAGGCCATCGAGGCGATCGAGCAGTTGAACGCGGACGTGCTGTTCTGCCACGCGTTCGGGCCGGCCGCGGTCACGCTGGTCAAGCAGATGCGCGCGTCCGGGCTGGACCAGCCGATCTACGCGCCCGGGCTGTTCACCGAGGGCACGAACCTGGCACAGATGGACACGCTGGCCGAGGGCATCTTCACCGCCCACAACTACGCGGCGGACCTGGCCAACACGTTCAACCAGCGGTTCGCGGACAACTACCGGCGCCGCTTCTCCGCGATCCCGACCGCGGCGTCGGTCGCCGCGTACGACGCCGGCCAGGTGCTGGACCGCGCGATCGGGATCACCAAGGCCGAGGGCCCGAGCGCGCAGGACATCAACCGGGCGATCGGGCAGGTCGGCACGATCGACAGCCCGCGCGGGTCGTGGCAGTTCAACCAGCCGCGGACGCCGCAGCAGAAGTGGTACCTGCGCGAGGTCCGCCGCGACGGCACCCAGCTGGCCAACGTCCTGATCTCCGAGTTGTCGACCCTGGGCTGA
- a CDS encoding metallopeptidase family protein, with protein sequence MEMDRDRFEELVGEALDEVPEELLRLMDNVVILVEDDSPPGEPELLGLYEGHALTERGWDYAGVLPDRITIYRHPILRVCDSEDDVVDEVAVTVVHEIAHHFGIDDARLHDLGWG encoded by the coding sequence GTGGAGATGGACCGCGACCGCTTCGAGGAACTCGTCGGCGAGGCGCTCGACGAGGTGCCGGAGGAGCTGCTCCGGCTGATGGACAACGTCGTCATCCTGGTCGAGGACGACTCCCCGCCCGGCGAGCCCGAGCTGCTCGGCCTCTACGAGGGGCACGCGCTGACCGAGCGTGGCTGGGACTACGCCGGCGTGCTGCCCGACCGGATCACCATCTACCGCCACCCGATCCTGCGCGTCTGCGACAGCGAGGACGACGTGGTCGACGAGGTCGCGGTGACCGTGGTCCACGAGATCGCCCACCACTTCGGCATCGACGACGCGCGGCTGCACGATCTCGGCTGGGGTTGA
- a CDS encoding HAD family hydrolase codes for MDSPPRLVATDIDGTLVRSDRTISPRTIAVLERLAASGVPVVLVTGRPIRWLNQVYDQLSTPLPAVCANGAVIYDPDTDTPLHTAPMDPEMLSRVAERLRAEIPGIVLAVEIEDSRHMLHEQEWPVRYESGLPTIRVVGSPEEITSAPAVKLLARSGSRDADEFAALVNGCLTGLAEATHSSYSGLVEISAVGVTKAAGLEWYCRRHGVDAADVIAFGDMPNDLPMLTWVGRPIAMANGHPAVLEIAADTTLSNDEDGVAAYLEKVFGF; via the coding sequence ATGGACAGCCCGCCGCGCCTGGTCGCCACGGACATCGACGGCACGCTGGTGCGCAGCGACCGCACGATCAGCCCCCGGACGATCGCCGTGCTGGAACGGCTGGCCGCCTCCGGGGTGCCGGTCGTGCTGGTCACCGGGCGGCCGATCCGCTGGCTGAACCAGGTCTACGACCAGCTCAGCACGCCACTGCCGGCGGTCTGCGCGAACGGTGCGGTGATCTACGACCCGGACACGGACACGCCGCTGCACACCGCGCCGATGGACCCGGAGATGCTGTCCCGGGTCGCGGAGCGGCTGCGCGCGGAGATCCCGGGCATCGTGCTGGCGGTCGAGATCGAGGACAGCCGGCACATGCTGCACGAGCAGGAGTGGCCGGTCCGGTACGAGTCCGGCCTGCCCACGATCCGGGTGGTCGGCTCGCCGGAGGAGATCACCTCCGCGCCCGCGGTGAAGCTGCTGGCCCGGTCCGGCAGCCGGGACGCGGACGAGTTCGCCGCGCTGGTCAACGGGTGCCTCACCGGGCTGGCCGAGGCGACCCACTCGTCGTACTCCGGGCTGGTGGAGATCTCCGCGGTCGGCGTGACCAAGGCGGCCGGGCTGGAGTGGTACTGCCGGCGGCACGGTGTGGACGCGGCGGACGTGATCGCGTTCGGCGACATGCCGAACGACCTGCCGATGCTCACCTGGGTGGGCCGGCCGATCGCGATGGCGAACGGGCACCCGGCCGTCCTCGAGATCGCCGCGGACACCACCCTGTCCAACGACGAGGACGGCGTCGCGGCGTACCTGGAGAAGGTCTTCGGCTTCTAG